The following coding sequences are from one Streptomyces venezuelae window:
- a CDS encoding GNAT family N-acetyltransferase, whose product MSDHIKIRQGGADDVPAVLALFDGAVEWLVSQGRTGQWGTRPWSQNPKAVALVEKYLTTGEPWIAEIDGEVVGTVTLTDGPGGDIIPAADEPERYIHLLAADHRRFAGRGVGRALLAHAVEETRRQGVRLLRVDCYRGEDRALVRYYESNGFTATEPFTGPDGSWPGQVLAQRV is encoded by the coding sequence AAGATCAGGCAGGGCGGCGCCGACGACGTTCCCGCCGTCCTCGCACTCTTCGACGGAGCCGTGGAGTGGCTCGTGTCACAGGGACGTACGGGCCAGTGGGGCACCCGGCCCTGGTCACAGAACCCGAAGGCCGTCGCGCTCGTCGAGAAGTACCTGACGACGGGCGAACCGTGGATCGCGGAGATCGACGGCGAGGTGGTGGGCACGGTGACACTCACCGACGGGCCCGGCGGCGACATCATCCCGGCGGCGGACGAGCCCGAGCGGTACATCCACCTGCTCGCCGCCGACCACCGCCGCTTCGCGGGCCGCGGGGTGGGCCGCGCGCTGCTCGCGCACGCCGTCGAGGAGACCCGCAGGCAGGGCGTCCGGCTGCTGCGGGTCGACTGCTACCGGGGCGAGGACCGCGCCCTCGTCAGGTACTACGAGAGCAACGGCTTCACCGCCACCGAGCCCTTCACGGGCCCGGACGGCAGCTGGCCCGGCCAGGTGCTGGCACAGCGCGTCTGA
- a CDS encoding MFS transporter, translating into MSTGSGADSAPAPTALDKPDRPHKTSMFSSLRIRNYRLFATGAVVSNTGTWMARITQDWLVLSLTGSSAAVGITTAMQFLPMLLLGLYGGVIADRFAKRNLLFLTQGAMSLSGLFLAALTLSGHVQVWHVYFAAFFTGLVTVVDNPTRQSFVSEMVGPDQVRNAVSLNSANFQSARLIGPAVASALTAAVGPGWAFLANGLSFLAPLTGLMLMRTAELHHTPRKPRGKGQLREGLNYVSKNPELIWPIVLVGFIGTFGFNFPIWLSAFADDIFHGGVGMYGLFNTLMAIGSLAGALLAARRGTSRLRLLAGAAVAFGVLQIVAAFAPELWMFVALIVPIGILGLTVNVTANSSVQMATDPEMRGRVMSLFMMVFTGGTPLGGPLFGWLADAYGVRISMAVGGLVCAVAAVGVGLMLARAADLRLKVDLRRGRQHVQFVPRERELATAA; encoded by the coding sequence TTGAGTACGGGATCCGGAGCAGACTCCGCCCCCGCACCAACCGCCCTCGACAAACCCGACCGCCCCCACAAGACCTCGATGTTCAGCTCGCTGAGGATCCGCAACTACCGGCTCTTCGCGACCGGCGCGGTCGTCTCGAACACCGGCACCTGGATGGCCCGCATCACCCAGGACTGGCTGGTGCTGAGCCTCACCGGTTCCTCCGCGGCCGTCGGTATCACCACGGCCATGCAGTTCCTGCCGATGCTGCTCCTCGGCCTGTACGGCGGCGTGATCGCCGACCGCTTCGCCAAGCGCAACCTGCTCTTCCTCACGCAGGGCGCGATGAGCCTCAGCGGCCTCTTCCTCGCCGCGCTGACGCTGAGCGGACACGTCCAGGTCTGGCACGTCTACTTCGCGGCCTTCTTCACCGGGCTCGTCACCGTCGTCGACAACCCGACGCGGCAGTCCTTCGTGTCCGAGATGGTCGGACCCGACCAGGTCCGCAACGCCGTCTCGCTGAACTCCGCCAACTTCCAGTCCGCCCGCCTCATCGGCCCCGCCGTGGCGAGCGCGCTGACCGCCGCCGTGGGACCCGGCTGGGCGTTCCTCGCCAACGGCCTGTCCTTCCTCGCCCCGCTCACCGGCCTCATGCTGATGCGCACCGCCGAGCTGCACCACACCCCGCGCAAGCCGCGCGGCAAGGGGCAGCTGCGGGAGGGCCTGAACTACGTGTCGAAGAACCCCGAGCTGATCTGGCCGATCGTCCTCGTCGGCTTCATCGGCACCTTCGGCTTCAACTTCCCGATCTGGCTGAGCGCCTTCGCGGACGACATCTTCCACGGCGGCGTGGGGATGTACGGGCTGTTCAACACGCTCATGGCGATCGGCTCGCTGGCCGGCGCGCTGCTCGCGGCCCGCCGCGGCACGTCGCGGCTGCGGCTCCTCGCCGGGGCGGCCGTCGCCTTCGGCGTACTGCAGATCGTGGCCGCGTTCGCGCCGGAGCTGTGGATGTTCGTCGCGCTGATCGTGCCGATCGGCATCCTCGGCCTGACGGTGAACGTCACCGCCAACTCCTCCGTCCAGATGGCGACGGACCCGGAGATGCGGGGCCGTGTCATGTCGCTGTTCATGATGGTCTTCACCGGCGGTACGCCGCTCGGCGGTCCGCTCTTCGGCTGGCTGGCCGACGCGTACGGCGTCCGGATCAGCATGGCCGTCGGCGGCCTCGTCTGCGCCGTCGCCGCGGTCGGCGTCGGCCTGATGCTGGCCCGCGCCGCCGACCTGCGGCTGAAGGTGGATCTCCGCCGCGGCCGGCAGCACGTGCAGTTCGTGCCGAGGGAGCGGGAGCTCGCCACGGCCGCGTAG
- a CDS encoding MarR family winged helix-turn-helix transcriptional regulator, translating to MPDLSHGDDAVAVNALRSAVMRLSRRLKHQRVDESLSPTEMSVLGTLARCGSATPGELARKEHVQPPSMTRIVALLEAKGLVRLEPHPEDRRQKVVTQTETAEAMLEESRRKRNAWLAGLAEHLDDDEWARLRAAAPVLEKLAHL from the coding sequence ATGCCGGACCTCTCCCATGGTGACGATGCCGTCGCCGTGAACGCCCTGCGCTCCGCTGTGATGCGCCTGTCCCGTCGACTCAAGCACCAGCGGGTCGACGAGTCGCTGAGCCCCACCGAGATGTCGGTGCTCGGCACCCTCGCCCGCTGCGGCTCCGCCACCCCGGGCGAGCTCGCCCGCAAGGAGCACGTGCAGCCGCCGTCGATGACCCGCATCGTGGCGCTGCTGGAGGCCAAAGGGCTGGTCCGGCTGGAGCCGCACCCCGAGGACCGCCGCCAGAAGGTGGTGACCCAGACCGAGACCGCCGAGGCCATGCTCGAAGAGAGCCGCCGCAAGCGGAACGCCTGGCTCGCCGGCCTGGCCGAGCACCTCGACGACGACGAGTGGGCGCGGCTCCGCGCCGCCGCTCCCGTACTGGAGAAGCTCGCGCACCTCTAG
- a CDS encoding ribbon-helix-helix protein, CopG family, with protein sequence MGSPVLSLRIDGELLDRLRQHAAKRGMSVQDYVVRTLIRDDFDERFKASVEATEKFYGAA encoded by the coding sequence ATGGGATCGCCAGTGCTCAGCCTGCGCATAGACGGTGAGCTGCTCGACCGGCTCCGACAGCACGCGGCCAAAAGAGGAATGAGCGTCCAGGACTATGTGGTCCGGACGCTCATTCGGGACGACTTCGACGAACGCTTCAAGGCGTCGGTCGAGGCGACGGAGAAGTTCTACGGCGCTGCTTGA